TCAACTGCCGGAAGCGTTTGCAGAGACGGACCTGGGCCTTCCATGCGATGTCCTGGATCTTCTTCGGGAGCCGCTCGACGCGTTTGCGGATCGCTTCGGAGACTTTGGCGGGATGACGATAGGCCCAGGCACCTTCGACGAGGACGCGGCGAGCGTGGGAGTTGCCGGCCTTGGTGATGGAGCCGAGCCGTCGGGAGTTGCCCGAGGCGTGAACGCTGGGGATGAGGCCGACGAAGGCGGCGAGCTGGCGTGGGGAGTCGAAGCGGGTGATGTCGCCGAGCTCGGCGGCGGTCGTGATGGCGACGGTGTCCTGCACGCCCCGGAGTGCCTGATAGGATTCGACGAGAGGCGACAGGCGCCAGGAGGAGACGTGCCCGCGGAGCTCGGCTTCGAGTCGCTTGAGCCTGTCCGAGATCTCGGTGACGGCGTGGAGGTACTCCTGAAAGACGATCTGCTGGACGGGAGTCGGGCACACGACGCGAGCGAGATAGCGCAGGTGGGCCGCGTTCCAGTCGGCCCGGCCCACATAAGTAATGCCGAGACGGAGAAGGAACGACTTCAGCCGGAGCTTCGAGGCCTTGAGGTCCTTGACGCTGTCTTCGCGGGCGCGGGACAGATCGCGAATCGCCTCGTCCTCGATGGACGGGACGTAGACCGCGGTGAGGTCGCCGGAGCGAAGAAGCCGAGCGAGTTCGATGGCGTCACGGCGGTCGGTCTTGATGCGGTCGCCGGGTTTCTTCGGGATGAGGGAAGGAGCGACGACGAGACACTCGAGACCCTTGCCCGTCAGGTAGCGATGAAGCACGTAGCCGCACGGTCCCGCCTCGTAAGCGAACACGAGGTGCGGAGCCTTCGACTGGAGCCGTCGGACGAGCTTGTCGATGTCGCACTGACGGGTTCCGATGGGGCCGACGAAGGTGACCTCGCTGTCGCGATCCTCGAGAGCGTGGGCGACCGAGATGGAATCTTTGTGGACGTCGAGACCGACGAAAACGGTG
This is a stretch of genomic DNA from Acidobacteriota bacterium. It encodes these proteins:
- a CDS encoding IS110 family transposase yields the protein MHKPTTVFVGLDVHKDSISVAHALEDRDSEVTFVGPIGTRQCDIDKLVRRLQSKAPHLVFAYEAGPCGYVLHRYLTGKGLECLVVAPSLIPKKPGDRIKTDRRDAIELARLLRSGDLTAVYVPSIEDEAIRDLSRAREDSVKDLKASKLRLKSFLLRLGITYVGRADWNAAHLRYLARVVCPTPVQQIVFQEYLHAVTEISDRLKRLEAELRGHVSSWRLSPLVESYQALRGVQDTVAITTAAELGDITRFDSPRQLAAFVGLIPSVHASGNSRRLGSITKAGNSHARRVLVEGAWAYRHPAKVSEAIRKRVERLPKKIQDIAWKAQVRLCKRFRQLSARGKHPNVIVTAIARELLAFMWAIAREVKSSA